In the genome of Acidobacteriota bacterium, one region contains:
- a CDS encoding CDGSH iron-sulfur domain-containing protein — protein sequence MSQRTPVPSTISTLDDLRAHLQWAIELEHATLPPYLCALYSIEPGHNREAVEALTSVFIEEMLHMTLAANVLNAIGGAPVLDTPGFIARYPAYLPHSADAFLVPLSRFSKTAVETFMKIENPEALDATPEADRYHTIGQFYLAIEQGLRALCTTLGEGAVFTGDPARQITPAVLDYTGSGKVIPVYDLTSALAAIDEIEEQGEGLTPREVWDGDRDMFHPELEEVAHYFRFQELRLGQLYQRGDTPATGPRGPRFTVDWDAVHPMRDNPRTDDYPAGSPVREAMQAFNLRYSDVLRLLQRAFNGEPAQMFAAVAAMPDLRARAQALMQMPSGDGVTTAGPSFEYVPAAEAREAAGEPPAFRISVEANGPYVVEGGVPLTRKSIVYSEFHEPMSWRKDASLPVRARYRLCRCGQSARKPYCDGTHTGIRFDGTETAPIEPSDTRRERLEADRITVTDDVVLCTHAGFCGNRVEKVWKMLERAGDSRTRFEIIQRVERCPSGRLAYELGNGPIEPDLPAAIAVTRDGPYWVTGGIPVTLSDGRMLETRNRVELCRCGRSSTKPLCDGSHVLDEFKDG from the coding sequence TTGAGCCAGAGAACTCCGGTGCCTTCCACGATCAGCACGCTCGACGATCTTCGCGCGCACCTGCAGTGGGCGATCGAGCTCGAACACGCGACGCTGCCGCCCTATCTCTGCGCGCTGTATTCGATCGAGCCCGGGCACAACCGCGAGGCGGTCGAGGCGCTCACGTCGGTGTTCATCGAGGAGATGCTGCACATGACGCTCGCCGCCAATGTGCTGAACGCGATCGGCGGTGCGCCCGTGCTCGACACGCCCGGCTTCATCGCGCGCTATCCGGCGTACCTGCCGCACAGCGCCGACGCGTTCCTCGTCCCGCTCAGCCGCTTCTCGAAGACGGCTGTCGAGACGTTCATGAAGATCGAGAACCCCGAGGCGCTCGATGCCACGCCCGAGGCCGACCGGTACCACACGATCGGGCAGTTCTATCTTGCGATCGAGCAGGGTCTGCGGGCGTTGTGCACAACGCTCGGCGAAGGCGCCGTGTTCACCGGAGATCCGGCCCGCCAGATCACGCCGGCCGTTCTCGACTACACGGGAAGCGGCAAGGTCATCCCGGTCTACGACCTCACGTCCGCGCTCGCGGCGATCGACGAGATCGAGGAACAGGGCGAGGGCCTCACGCCGCGCGAGGTCTGGGACGGTGACCGCGACATGTTCCACCCGGAGCTGGAGGAAGTGGCCCACTACTTCCGCTTCCAGGAGCTGCGGCTCGGCCAGCTCTACCAGCGCGGCGATACGCCGGCCACGGGGCCGCGCGGCCCGCGATTCACGGTGGATTGGGACGCGGTCCATCCCATGCGCGACAACCCGCGCACGGACGACTATCCGGCCGGCAGCCCGGTGCGCGAAGCGATGCAGGCGTTCAACCTGCGGTACTCGGACGTCCTGCGCCTCCTGCAGCGCGCGTTCAACGGCGAGCCGGCGCAGATGTTCGCGGCCGTCGCGGCCATGCCGGACCTCAGGGCGCGCGCGCAAGCGTTGATGCAGATGCCGAGCGGTGACGGCGTCACGACCGCCGGGCCGTCCTTCGAGTACGTCCCGGCTGCCGAGGCTCGGGAAGCAGCGGGCGAGCCGCCCGCGTTCCGGATCAGCGTCGAAGCGAACGGACCCTACGTCGTGGAAGGCGGCGTGCCGCTGACGCGCAAGTCGATCGTCTACTCCGAGTTCCATGAACCGATGTCGTGGCGCAAGGATGCCTCGCTGCCGGTCCGCGCGCGCTACCGGCTCTGCCGGTGCGGGCAGTCCGCCCGGAAGCCGTACTGCGACGGCACCCATACGGGCATTCGCTTCGACGGCACCGAGACCGCGCCCATCGAGCCCAGCGACACGCGGCGCGAGCGTCTCGAGGCGGACCGCATCACGGTCACGGACGACGTGGTGCTGTGCACGCACGCAGGGTTCTGCGGCAACCGCGTCGAGAAGGTGTGGAAGATGCTCGAGCGCGCCGGCGACAGCCGCACGCGGTTCGAGATCATCCAGCGCGTCGAGCGGTGCCCGTCGGGACGCCTCGCCTACGAGCTGGGGAACGGCCCGATCGAGCCGGATCTGCCAGCGGCGATCGCCGTCACGAGGGATGGCCCTTACTGGGTGACCGGCGGAATTCCGGTGACGCTGTCGGACGGACGGATGCTCGAGACGCGCAATCGCGTCGAGCTGTGCCGCTGCGGCCGATCGTCGACCAAGCCGCTCTGCGACGGCAGCCACGTCCTCGACGAGTTCAAGGACGGATGA
- a CDS encoding DUF1801 domain-containing protein → MTKRPASVDEYIARFDPRVRDVLQRMRQTIQRALPRAEEGIGYSMPAYRVDGRVVIYFAAWKEHVAIYPATGSVTEVFRQALAPYEVSKGTIRFPLDEPVPMRLIAAVAKLRAAETVTKAGPKRPVRSAAGKRPAARGERIVRQPRRPARSSRR, encoded by the coding sequence ATGACGAAACGGCCGGCCTCGGTGGACGAGTACATCGCGCGATTCGATCCGCGCGTGCGCGACGTGCTCCAGCGTATGCGCCAGACGATCCAACGGGCCCTGCCCCGCGCCGAGGAAGGCATCGGCTACTCGATGCCGGCCTACCGGGTCGACGGCCGCGTCGTGATCTACTTCGCCGCGTGGAAGGAGCATGTCGCGATCTACCCGGCCACCGGATCGGTGACCGAAGTCTTCCGGCAGGCGCTCGCGCCGTACGAGGTCAGCAAAGGCACCATCCGCTTCCCGCTCGACGAGCCGGTGCCGATGCGCCTCATCGCGGCCGTCGCGAAGCTCAGGGCCGCCGAGACGGTCACGAAGGCCGGGCCGAAACGGCCCGTACGCAGCGCGGCCGGCAAGAGGCCTGCGGCCCGTGGCGAGCGGATCGTGCGGCAGCCGCGCCGACCGGCTCGGTCGTCGCGGCGATGA
- a CDS encoding GNAT family N-acetyltransferase, whose amino-acid sequence MRISLVTMVSAELIDAMQRLIPQLGSSAPPPDSAGLAAVVGSPSTMLLVARDDAAGGVIVGSLTLAVFRLPTGIRAWIEDVVVDGEARGRGVGEALCREALQIAESRGARTVELTSRPSRESANRLYRRLGFHTRETNVYRYTFVERRDRA is encoded by the coding sequence ATCCGGATCTCGTTGGTCACGATGGTGAGCGCCGAGCTGATCGACGCGATGCAGCGGCTCATCCCGCAGCTCGGCTCGTCGGCGCCGCCGCCCGACTCCGCCGGGCTCGCGGCGGTCGTCGGCAGCCCGTCGACGATGCTGCTCGTGGCCCGCGACGACGCCGCGGGCGGCGTCATCGTCGGCAGCCTCACGCTGGCGGTGTTTCGGCTGCCGACCGGCATCCGCGCATGGATCGAAGACGTCGTCGTGGATGGCGAGGCGCGCGGACGGGGCGTCGGCGAAGCGCTGTGCCGCGAGGCGCTGCAGATCGCCGAGTCGAGAGGCGCGCGCACCGTCGAGCTCACGTCGCGACCGTCGCGCGAGTCGGCGAACCGGCTGTACCGCCGGCTGGGATTCCACACGCGGGAGACGAACGTCTATCGCTACACGTTCGTCGAGCGGCGCGATCGTGCGTGA
- a CDS encoding PEP-CTERM sorting domain-containing protein has protein sequence MKLVSALVAVVVALAPVRAAVGTSLLFIGNSFTYGAGSPVMFYRAETVTDLNHEGIGGVPALVKSFADQAGLDYDVALETRGGSGLEFHLQDKLGVIGRRPWDQVVMHGQSTLDFDAPGDPAKLIRTAVQMAEFLRGRNPRVQLFLTATWSRADQTYPSDGAWAGKPIAQMARDVRAAYDKAAAASGAARVIPVGDAWNRAMAAGVADANPYDGLEPGKIDLWTHDHYHASAYGYYLEALVVFGSVTGHDPRSLGEQECSGYELGFTQPQVKALQQVAFDELAAAGTVSASPLAVPASTARVRCGGAR, from the coding sequence ATGAAGCTCGTCTCCGCGCTCGTGGCCGTCGTCGTGGCCCTCGCTCCGGTACGGGCGGCGGTCGGCACGAGCCTGCTGTTCATCGGCAACAGCTTCACGTACGGCGCGGGTTCGCCCGTCATGTTCTACCGCGCCGAAACGGTGACGGACCTCAACCACGAGGGGATCGGCGGCGTGCCGGCGCTCGTCAAGTCGTTCGCCGATCAGGCAGGCCTCGACTACGACGTCGCGCTCGAGACGCGCGGCGGAAGCGGTCTCGAGTTCCACTTGCAGGACAAGCTCGGCGTGATCGGCCGGCGGCCGTGGGATCAGGTCGTGATGCACGGCCAGAGCACCCTCGATTTCGACGCGCCCGGCGATCCGGCGAAGCTGATCCGCACGGCGGTGCAGATGGCCGAGTTCCTTCGCGGCCGCAATCCGCGCGTCCAGCTCTTCCTGACGGCGACCTGGTCGCGGGCGGACCAGACGTATCCGTCCGACGGCGCCTGGGCCGGCAAGCCGATCGCACAGATGGCGCGCGACGTACGGGCCGCGTACGACAAGGCGGCCGCGGCGTCCGGCGCCGCGCGCGTGATTCCGGTCGGCGACGCGTGGAATCGGGCGATGGCCGCGGGAGTGGCCGATGCGAACCCGTACGATGGCCTCGAGCCGGGCAAAATCGACCTCTGGACGCACGACCACTACCATGCGAGCGCGTACGGCTACTACCTCGAAGCGCTCGTCGTCTTCGGCAGCGTCACCGGCCACGATCCGCGATCGCTCGGCGAGCAGGAGTGCTCGGGCTACGAGCTGGGCTTCACGCAGCCGCAGGTCAAGGCGCTGCAGCAGGTGGCCTTCGACGAGCTCGCGGCGGCCGGCACGGTCTCGGCGTCGCCGCTCGCCGTTCCGGCTTCGACGGCGCGCGTGCGTTGCGGCGGCGCACGATAG
- a CDS encoding PQQ-dependent sugar dehydrogenase, producing the protein MARRRGRTSRTGPICAVLSVAAAVVALSAQNVATGPEPFRMRLVAAGLGAPWQMRWAPDGSLWVTERVARRIVRMNPDDGRITVVTTIPEAIQRHAQDGVLGLAFHRDFLRRVGRDHVFVAFTYDADPGAGEVRRLKVRRYTYDAAIGTLGEPVDLIDNLPAGADHVAARLVFGRDDTLYLSLGDQGYNQLALYCSPILAQDLPTAEDVAARNWPPKYQGKILRLNLDGSIPADNPSFNGVRSHIYSYGHRNPQGLAQAADGALYESEHGPSMDDEVNRIRAGGNYGWPFVAGYKDDRVYAYADWSKSAPAPCASLKFDAIVAPPSVPQQQESAWNDPAFVPPLQTFFTVGPDYRFNEAGNATIAPSGVDVYDSERGIPGWRRSILVTSLIRGVVYRVKLDGRGESAAGEPLAYFKTDNRYRDVLVHPDGRTIFVATDSSSRAHPGAILAFTYDPRP; encoded by the coding sequence ATGGCACGCCGTCGAGGACGCACGTCGAGGACGGGACCGATCTGCGCGGTGCTGAGCGTCGCCGCGGCGGTCGTGGCCCTGTCGGCGCAGAACGTCGCCACTGGCCCGGAGCCGTTTCGGATGCGGCTCGTCGCGGCCGGGCTCGGCGCGCCGTGGCAGATGCGCTGGGCGCCAGACGGCAGCTTGTGGGTGACCGAGCGCGTCGCCCGCCGCATCGTCCGGATGAATCCGGACGATGGCCGGATCACCGTGGTCACGACCATCCCGGAGGCCATCCAGCGGCACGCGCAGGACGGTGTGCTCGGCCTCGCGTTTCACCGTGACTTCCTGCGCCGCGTCGGACGAGACCACGTGTTCGTCGCGTTCACGTACGACGCCGATCCCGGTGCGGGCGAGGTGCGGCGGCTGAAGGTGCGGCGCTACACTTACGACGCGGCGATCGGCACGCTCGGCGAGCCGGTGGACCTCATCGACAACTTGCCGGCCGGCGCCGACCACGTGGCCGCGCGGCTCGTCTTCGGCCGCGACGACACGCTGTACCTCTCATTGGGCGATCAGGGATACAACCAGCTCGCGCTGTACTGCTCGCCCATCCTCGCGCAGGACCTCCCGACGGCCGAGGACGTGGCGGCCCGCAACTGGCCGCCGAAGTATCAGGGCAAGATCCTGCGGCTGAATCTCGACGGATCGATCCCGGCCGACAACCCGTCGTTCAACGGCGTGCGCAGCCACATCTACAGCTACGGCCATCGCAATCCGCAAGGGCTCGCGCAGGCGGCCGATGGCGCGCTGTACGAATCCGAGCACGGACCCAGCATGGACGACGAGGTCAATCGCATCCGCGCTGGCGGCAACTACGGCTGGCCGTTCGTCGCCGGCTACAAGGACGATCGCGTCTACGCGTATGCCGACTGGTCGAAGTCGGCACCGGCGCCCTGCGCGTCGCTGAAGTTCGATGCGATCGTCGCGCCGCCGTCGGTGCCGCAGCAGCAGGAGAGCGCCTGGAACGACCCGGCCTTCGTGCCGCCGCTCCAGACGTTCTTCACCGTCGGCCCGGACTACCGGTTCAACGAAGCCGGCAACGCGACGATCGCGCCGTCGGGCGTCGACGTCTACGACAGCGAGCGCGGCATTCCAGGATGGCGCCGATCGATCCTCGTGACGAGCCTGATTCGCGGCGTCGTGTACCGCGTGAAGCTCGACGGCCGCGGCGAGAGCGCGGCGGGCGAGCCGTTGGCCTACTTCAAGACCGACAACCGGTACCGCGACGTGCTCGTGCATCCGGACGGGCGGACGATCTTCGTGGCGACCGACAGCAGCTCGCGAGCTCATCCAGGGGCGATCCTCGCCTTCACGTACGATCCGCGACCGTAG
- a CDS encoding PHP domain-containing protein: protein MHRSDRARLGVLALLVSAALVPLGRRAGAVPSPHAIQSQPGALRWFKGNTHTHTINSDGDSTPDDVVRWYREHGYQFVVLTDHNYLTSTDGLNALHGADDKFLVVRGEEVTDAIGDKSLHINGLNLATKVEPQHGASVLDILQRNVDAIRRAAGVPHINHPNFRWSVTADELRQVKNNRLFEIYNGHPEVNNGGGGGVPGLEEVWDAILSRGTLLYGIAVDDAHHFKRPGDPNASGPGRGWVVVRATALDPAAVTRALDQGEFYASTGVELNAYEATDTGITVSVKPTTFSKYRIQFVGKEGRLLAESATPSATYTFRGGEGYVRARVLESNGRMAWTQPVMR, encoded by the coding sequence ATGCATCGCTCCGATCGGGCTCGGCTCGGCGTGCTCGCCCTCCTCGTCTCGGCCGCGCTCGTCCCGCTCGGCCGCCGCGCCGGTGCGGTCCCTTCGCCGCACGCGATCCAGTCGCAGCCCGGCGCCCTGCGCTGGTTCAAAGGCAACACGCACACGCACACGATCAACAGCGACGGCGACAGCACGCCCGACGACGTCGTCCGCTGGTATCGCGAGCACGGCTACCAGTTCGTCGTGCTGACGGATCACAACTACCTGACCAGCACGGACGGGTTGAACGCGCTGCACGGCGCCGACGACAAGTTCCTCGTGGTGCGCGGCGAGGAGGTCACCGACGCCATCGGGGACAAGTCGCTCCACATCAACGGGCTGAACCTCGCCACGAAGGTCGAGCCGCAGCACGGCGCGTCGGTGCTGGACATCCTCCAGCGGAACGTGGACGCGATCCGTCGCGCCGCCGGCGTGCCGCACATCAACCACCCGAACTTCCGGTGGTCGGTCACGGCCGACGAGCTGCGACAGGTGAAGAACAACCGCCTGTTCGAGATCTACAATGGCCATCCCGAGGTCAACAACGGCGGGGGCGGCGGCGTTCCGGGCCTCGAGGAGGTCTGGGACGCGATCCTCTCGCGCGGCACGCTGCTCTACGGCATCGCGGTCGACGACGCGCATCACTTCAAGCGGCCGGGTGATCCCAACGCGTCCGGCCCCGGCCGGGGATGGGTGGTCGTGCGGGCCACGGCGCTCGATCCGGCGGCCGTCACTCGCGCGCTCGATCAGGGCGAGTTCTACGCGTCGACCGGCGTGGAGCTGAACGCGTACGAGGCCACCGACACCGGCATCACGGTGTCGGTCAAGCCTACGACCTTCTCGAAATACCGCATCCAGTTCGTGGGCAAGGAGGGACGGCTGCTCGCCGAGAGCGCGACGCCGTCGGCGACCTACACGTTCCGCGGCGGCGAGGGCTACGTCCGCGCGCGCGTGCTCGAGAGCAACGGCCGGATGGCGTGGACGCAGCCGGTGATGCGATGA
- a CDS encoding DUF1080 domain-containing protein, translating to MKRAGWTLGIVLAGLGASAIAGRSAPAASQAQADEKAWIQLFNGRDLGGWTPKFTKHPLGENFNDTFRVEDGLLKVRYDKWTKFDGEFGHLFYGQPFSYYLLAAEYRFVGQQVPGGPAWAMRNNGLMLSSPDPRTMLRDQDFPISIEVQLLGGLGDGKPRTTANVCTPGTNIVMKGLLTTTHCLNSSSKTYDGDQWVRVEVLVKGDEAIQHLIDGQAVLEYTRPQIGGGSVNPVDPAVKVDGTPLAGGFISIQAETAPADFRKIELLELEGCMDPKASNYKSYYVRPKPGACRP from the coding sequence ATGAAGCGAGCAGGATGGACGCTCGGGATCGTCCTGGCCGGACTCGGCGCGTCGGCCATCGCCGGCCGGTCGGCGCCGGCGGCCTCGCAGGCACAGGCCGACGAGAAGGCCTGGATTCAGCTCTTCAACGGGCGCGATCTCGGCGGCTGGACGCCGAAGTTCACGAAGCACCCGCTCGGCGAGAATTTCAACGACACGTTCCGTGTCGAAGACGGGTTGCTGAAAGTCCGCTACGACAAGTGGACGAAGTTCGACGGAGAGTTCGGCCACCTCTTCTACGGGCAGCCGTTCTCGTACTACCTGCTCGCCGCCGAGTACCGGTTCGTGGGGCAGCAGGTGCCCGGCGGGCCGGCCTGGGCGATGCGCAACAACGGGCTCATGCTGAGCAGTCCCGATCCGCGGACGATGCTGCGCGATCAGGATTTCCCGATCTCAATCGAGGTGCAGTTGCTCGGCGGCCTCGGCGACGGCAAGCCGCGCACGACCGCCAACGTCTGCACGCCCGGCACCAACATCGTCATGAAAGGCCTGCTGACGACGACGCACTGTCTGAACTCGAGCTCGAAGACGTACGACGGCGACCAGTGGGTGCGGGTCGAAGTGCTCGTCAAGGGCGACGAGGCGATCCAGCACCTGATCGACGGACAGGCCGTGCTCGAGTACACGCGGCCGCAGATCGGCGGCGGATCGGTGAACCCGGTCGATCCGGCCGTGAAGGTCGACGGCACGCCGCTCGCCGGCGGCTTCATCTCGATTCAGGCCGAAACGGCGCCAGCCGACTTCCGCAAGATCGAATTGCTCGAGCTCGAGGGATGCATGGACCCGAAGGCGTCGAACTACAAGAGCTACTACGTCAGACCGAAGCCGGGCGCCTGCCGTCCGTAG
- a CDS encoding quinolinate phosphoribosyl transferase: MRSGYYSDKYFVRTRDVLHREGHAPRVLMQVFGKSRAYLGGIDEAIAILKLCADDWHALEVHALYDGDEIAPYETVMTIEGPYPSFAVLETLYLGVLARRTRVGTNTRLVVDAARPKTVMFFPARHDHWLVQTGDGYAAHIAGAIGVSTDAQASWWGSSGIGTVPHALVAAYGGDTVRATQAFAEATGPDVQIVTLVDYENDCVRTSLEVARALGARLWGVRLDTSENLVDRSIIPQMGAFRPTGVIPQLVRNVREALDRDRFRSVRIVASGGFTVEKIRQFEEQGVPVDSYGVGSSLFGGRYDFTADIVMVEDRPQAKVGRRYRPNPRLTRVD, encoded by the coding sequence ATGCGCAGCGGGTACTACTCCGACAAGTACTTCGTGCGCACGCGGGACGTGCTGCACCGCGAGGGCCACGCGCCGCGCGTGCTGATGCAGGTGTTCGGCAAGTCGCGGGCGTACCTCGGCGGCATCGACGAAGCCATCGCGATCCTCAAGCTCTGCGCCGACGACTGGCACGCGCTCGAGGTGCACGCGCTCTACGACGGCGACGAGATCGCGCCGTACGAAACCGTCATGACGATCGAAGGGCCGTACCCGTCGTTCGCCGTGCTCGAGACGCTGTATCTCGGCGTGCTCGCGCGCCGCACGCGCGTCGGTACCAACACGCGGCTCGTGGTCGACGCCGCCCGGCCCAAGACCGTGATGTTCTTCCCGGCGCGCCACGATCATTGGCTCGTGCAGACGGGCGACGGCTACGCGGCGCACATCGCCGGCGCCATCGGCGTCTCGACCGACGCGCAGGCGAGCTGGTGGGGATCGTCCGGCATCGGCACGGTGCCGCACGCGCTCGTCGCGGCGTACGGCGGCGACACCGTGCGCGCGACGCAGGCCTTCGCCGAGGCGACCGGCCCCGATGTGCAGATCGTCACGCTCGTCGACTACGAGAACGACTGCGTCCGCACGTCGCTCGAGGTCGCGCGCGCGCTCGGCGCCCGGCTCTGGGGCGTGCGGCTCGATACGTCCGAGAACCTCGTGGACCGGTCGATCATCCCGCAGATGGGCGCGTTCCGGCCGACGGGCGTGATCCCGCAGCTCGTCCGCAACGTGCGCGAGGCGCTCGACCGCGACCGCTTCCGCTCCGTCCGGATCGTGGCCTCCGGCGGGTTCACGGTCGAGAAGATCCGCCAGTTCGAGGAACAAGGCGTGCCGGTGGACTCGTACGGCGTCGGCTCGTCGCTCTTCGGCGGCCGCTACGATTTCACCGCCGACATCGTGATGGTCGAGGACCGCCCGCAGGCCAAGGTCGGCCGCCGCTACCGGCCGAACCCGAGGCTCACACGAGTGGACTAG
- a CDS encoding EAL domain-containing protein → MDTIIGGDVDAAARALVELATRAMACERVNAWLFNEAESELHCIACYEATPGRHSSGMVLCEPDFRNEFQALKDARYVDAHDPLTDPRTAGYVESYLKPLGITSMLDAVIRASGRNLGLLCFEHVGRPHRWTKDEIAFACQLADKLGLALLTRERLGAAERLRDSEAALAEAQAIARVGSWEFDLVRRTLRWSRETYRIFGVTRATFVPTYEAMLTRLHPDDRDRVDVDFQASVRTRTLLALDLRIVQDDGQIRHVHARGRTSYDAQGRPTRAVGTVQDITERKRIEDDQQFTNTLLRTQMETSPDAILVVGTHGRIIAANQRFADMFLTSVDRLLGADGDQVLTAAASHMKSADAFLTRLRQLHTPSDEMGHDELETTDGRYFERHTALLRTPAGTELGRVWFFREITARKSAELQILHAARHDALTGLPNRRVFVEELRHAIARVTRGAKPFAVLYLDLDYFKDVNDTLGHPVGDELLRVVAARLRATVRDTDLVARFGGDEFAVVVSEIDQPVDAAIVASHIAKAISEPCWVQESEIRLGASIGISVHGPQYLDPEMLLAHADVALYRAKAERRGFYRFFTEAMDTDVRTRVTLRSELRRAIDDGQLFLVYQPQIDLESGRITGVEALVRWRHPERGVLDPGVFIPVAEDSGLVVALSHWVLRDACHRTRAWLDEGIPLSRVSVNLSAVQFKMALELEAEIAAALVDSSLAAHYLELELTESVLMAASREHNDVLARLRANGMTLAIDDFGTGYSSLGYLRRFPVDRIKIAREFVSRILDDAGSAAIVKATISLARELGMAVIAEGVDSPAQVGLLSQWGCREAQGFFFAKPLSGDEITPLLRRGHTMSFVPPPRRRRLRDGSDVPTPSVH, encoded by the coding sequence ATGGACACCATCATCGGCGGCGACGTGGACGCCGCCGCCCGCGCGCTCGTCGAGCTCGCGACGCGCGCCATGGCGTGCGAGCGCGTGAACGCCTGGCTCTTCAACGAAGCCGAGTCGGAGCTGCACTGCATCGCCTGCTACGAGGCCACGCCAGGGCGGCACTCGTCCGGCATGGTGCTCTGCGAGCCCGACTTCCGCAACGAGTTCCAGGCGCTCAAGGACGCGCGCTACGTCGACGCGCACGATCCGTTGACCGATCCGCGCACGGCGGGCTACGTCGAGTCGTACTTGAAGCCGCTCGGCATCACCTCCATGCTCGACGCGGTCATTCGCGCCTCGGGCCGCAATCTCGGCCTGCTCTGCTTCGAGCACGTCGGCCGGCCGCATCGCTGGACGAAGGACGAGATCGCGTTCGCCTGTCAGCTCGCCGACAAACTCGGCCTCGCCCTGCTCACGCGCGAGCGGCTCGGCGCCGCCGAACGGCTGCGCGACAGCGAGGCCGCGCTCGCCGAGGCGCAGGCGATCGCGCGCGTGGGGAGCTGGGAGTTCGATCTCGTCCGACGGACGCTGCGCTGGTCGCGCGAAACGTACCGCATCTTCGGCGTGACGCGCGCGACGTTCGTGCCGACCTACGAGGCCATGCTGACGCGGCTCCATCCCGACGATCGGGACCGGGTGGACGTGGACTTCCAGGCCTCCGTCCGGACCCGGACGCTGCTCGCGCTCGATTTGCGGATCGTGCAGGACGACGGCCAGATCAGGCACGTGCACGCGCGCGGCCGCACGTCCTACGACGCCCAGGGCCGGCCGACGCGCGCGGTCGGCACCGTGCAGGACATCACCGAACGCAAGCGCATCGAGGACGACCAGCAGTTCACCAACACGCTGCTGCGCACGCAGATGGAGACCTCGCCCGACGCGATCCTCGTCGTGGGGACCCATGGGCGCATCATCGCGGCCAACCAGCGTTTCGCGGACATGTTCCTCACGAGCGTCGATCGACTCCTCGGCGCCGACGGCGACCAGGTCCTCACCGCGGCGGCGTCGCACATGAAGTCGGCCGACGCCTTCCTCACCCGGCTGCGCCAACTGCACACGCCCAGCGACGAGATGGGTCACGACGAGCTCGAGACGACCGACGGCCGCTACTTCGAACGCCACACGGCGCTGCTCCGCACGCCGGCCGGCACCGAGCTCGGCCGCGTGTGGTTCTTCCGTGAGATCACCGCGCGTAAATCCGCCGAGCTGCAGATCCTCCATGCCGCGCGGCACGACGCGCTCACGGGCCTGCCGAACCGCCGGGTCTTCGTCGAGGAGCTGCGGCACGCGATCGCCCGGGTGACGCGCGGCGCCAAACCCTTCGCCGTGCTGTACCTCGATCTCGACTACTTCAAGGACGTCAACGATACGCTCGGCCATCCGGTCGGCGACGAGCTGCTGCGGGTGGTGGCGGCGCGGCTGCGCGCCACGGTCAGAGACACCGATCTCGTCGCGCGCTTCGGCGGCGACGAGTTCGCCGTCGTGGTCTCCGAGATCGACCAGCCGGTGGACGCCGCCATCGTCGCCAGCCACATCGCCAAGGCCATCAGCGAGCCGTGCTGGGTGCAGGAGAGCGAGATTCGGCTCGGCGCCAGCATCGGGATATCCGTGCACGGCCCGCAGTACCTCGATCCGGAGATGCTGCTGGCGCACGCGGACGTCGCGCTCTACCGCGCGAAGGCCGAACGGCGCGGCTTCTACCGGTTCTTCACCGAGGCGATGGACACCGACGTGCGCACGCGCGTCACCCTGCGCAGCGAGCTCCGTCGCGCGATCGACGACGGCCAGCTCTTTCTCGTGTATCAGCCGCAGATCGACCTCGAGTCAGGGCGGATCACCGGCGTCGAGGCGCTCGTGCGATGGCGTCATCCCGAGCGAGGCGTGCTGGATCCGGGCGTGTTCATTCCCGTTGCCGAGGACAGCGGCCTCGTCGTCGCGCTCAGCCACTGGGTGCTGCGCGACGCGTGTCACCGGACGCGCGCATGGCTCGACGAAGGCATCCCGCTGTCGCGGGTCAGCGTCAACCTGTCGGCGGTGCAGTTCAAGATGGCCCTGGAGCTCGAGGCCGAAATCGCGGCCGCACTGGTCGACTCGAGCCTGGCGGCCCACTATCTCGAGCTCGAGCTGACCGAGTCGGTGCTCATGGCGGCCTCGCGCGAACACAACGACGTGCTCGCCCGCCTGCGCGCCAACGGCATGACGCTCGCGATCGACGACTTCGGCACCGGCTACTCGTCGCTCGGGTACCTCCGGCGGTTCCCGGTCGATCGGATCAAGATCGCGCGCGAGTTCGTCTCGCGCATCCTCGACGATGCGGGGAGCGCGGCGATCGTGAAGGCAACGATCAGCCTGGCCCGCGAGCTGGGCATGGCGGTGATCGCCGAAGGCGTCGACTCGCCGGCGCAGGTCGGATTGCTCAGCCAGTGGGGCTGCCGCGAGGCGCAGGGGTTCTTCTTCGCGAAGCCGCTCAGCGGCGACGAGATCACGCCGCTGCTCCGGCGCGGCCACACGATGTCGTTCGTCCCTCCGCCGCGCCGGCGGCGGCTGCGGGACGGCTCCGACGTACCGACCCCATCGGTCCACTAG